A window from Drosophila subobscura isolate 14011-0131.10 chromosome O, UCBerk_Dsub_1.0, whole genome shotgun sequence encodes these proteins:
- the LOC117898913 gene encoding low-density lipoprotein receptor isoform X8 translates to MGPIRSNILSCSFLLLITGFLPRAHLQPTTTTFTATESTCNADQFRCGNGNCIPQKWVCDHEADCTDGTDEFLPLCITLCQPHEVMCSNMEQCISRGWLCDGDFDCRDRSDEQDCNATCRSDEFTCAGGDCIQSRWKCDGDHDCMDGSDELNCPAKGKCPEEAFTCDSGDCISKRWVCDGDYDCKDHSDEKQNCSIDPGLLMGFCQPHEFSCKDRITCLHRTWVCDGDVDCPGGDDEDPVNCQNVTCRPDQFQCGDHSCIAGHLNCNGQRDCADGSDERNCSMGTPSRECNATSEFNCGGGQCIALDKVCDRRKDCPDGEDEPAGKCGVNECAAKNGGCMHQCVDLVVGYKCECRKGYKLSGDKRSCVDINECENPGVCSQLCSNEIGGFKCECEAGYMRDPHNHTRCKAGEGHASLLLARRHDIRKIALDHMEMTSIVNSTKSATALDFVFRTGMIFWSDVTTQSIYKAPIDEGNEKTVVLKQSSVTSDGLAVDWIYNHVYYTDTHKCTIELTNFDGNMGKVLIEDALDIPRSIALDPIEGWMYWSDWGASPRIERAGMDGSHRTTIISYDVKWPNGITLDLVRKRIYWVDGKLNVISSANYDGSQRRQILYSTEYLRHPFSITTFEDYIYWSDWDKQTVFKANKFTGEGVEPITAVHMLQNPMVIHVYHPYRQPDGINHCQSVNGHCSHLCLPAPRINERSPRISCACPTGLRLMADGLMCVEDLRVKSVRPTGRSRTKNVSAATTTKQPQEVHAIVPVEKKSNDNSSTHTIHRIDAPAEQDHGRIAWIVIGSLMGTTVVAYLILLTYRRCTRAVNSMNFENPVYHKTPEDHFSLEKNVAPHMYATAMVEESENPLCERGTECV, encoded by the exons AATCAACTTGCAACGCGGACCAATTCCGCTGCGGCAATGGCAACTGTATTCCACAGAAATGGGTCTGCGATCATGAGGCTGACTGTACCGATGGTACCGATGAGTTTCTACCACTTTGCA TAACTCTGTGCCAGCCACATGAGGTGATGTGTTCGAATATGGAGCAGTGTATATCACGCGGTTGGCTCTGCGATGGCGACTTCGATTGCCGGGACAGGTCTGATGAGCAGGATTGTA ATGCCACCTGCCGCTCGGATGAGTTCACCTGCGCCGGTGGCGACTGCATTCAGAGCCGCTGGAAATGCGACGGTGATCACGACTGCATGGACGGCTCCGATGAGCTCAACTGCCCCGCCAAAGGCAAGTGCCCCGAGGAGGCGTTCACCTGCGATAGCGGTGATTGCATCAGCAAGCGTTGGGTGTGTGACGGCGACTATGACTGCAAGGATCACAGCGATGAGAAG CAAAACTGCAGCATTGATCCAGGACTCTTGATGGGTTTCTGCCAACCGCACGAGTTCTCGTGCAAGGATCGCATCACCTGCCTGCACCGCACCTGGGTGTGCGACGGGGATGTCGACTGTCCCGGCGGCGATGACGAAGATCCAGTCAACTGCCAGAACGTGACCTGCAGGCCGGATCAGTTCCAATGCGGTGATCACAGCTGCATCGCCGGACACCTCAACTGCAATGGACAGAGAGACTGCGCGGATGGCAGCGACGAGCGGAACTGCAGCATGGGCACACCCTCGAGGGAGTGCAATGCCACCAGCGAATTCAACTGCGGTGGAGGACAGTGCATAGCACTGGACAAAGTGTGTGATAGGCGCAAGGACTGCCCCGATGGCGAAGACGAGCCGGCAGGCAAGTGTGGCGTGAATGAGTGTGCCGCCAAGAATGGCGGGTGCATGCACCAGTGTGTCGATCTGGTGGTGGGCTACAAGTGCGAGTGCCGAAAGGGATACAAATTGTCCGGGGATAAGCGCAGCTGTGTGGACATTAACGAATGCGAGAACCCGGGCGTGTGCTCCCAGTTGTGCAGCAACGAGATTGGGGGATTCAAGTGCGAATGCGAGGCGGGATACATGCGGGACCCGCACAATCACACTCGTTGCAAGGCGGGCGAGGGACATGCGTCCCTGCTTCTGGCGAGACGTCACGATATACGGAAGATCGCCCTCGATCACATGGAAATGACGTCGATCGTAAATAGCACAAAGTCGGCGACGGCACTTGACTTTGTGTTCCGCACGGGAATGATCTTCTGGAGCGACGTGACGACGCAGAGCATCTACAAGGCGCCCATTGACGAGGGAAACGAGAAGACGGTGGTGCTGAAACAGTCGTCAGTGACATCGGATGGACTGGCAGTGGACTGGATCTACAACCACGTGTACTACACGGACACGCACAAGTGCACCATCGAGCTGACCAATTTTGATGGCAACATGGGCAAGGTGCTCATTGAGGATGCGCTGGACATACCGCGCTCCATCGCCCTCGATCCCATCGAGGGCTGGATGTACTGGTCCGACTGGGGCGCCTCCCCGCGCATCGAGCGCGCCGGCATGGATGGCAGCCACCGCACCACCATAATCAGCTACGATGTCAAGTGGCCCAACGGCATCACCCTGGACCTGGTGCGCAAACGCATCTACTGGGTGGATGGCAAGCTGAATGTCATCTCTTCGGCCAACTACGATGGCTCCCAACGGCGCCAGATTCTCTACTCCACCGAGTACCTGCGGCATCCCTTCTCCATCACCACATTCGAGGACTACATATACTGGAGCGACTGGGACAAGCAGACCGTCTTCAAGGCTAATAAGTTCACGGGCGAGGGCGTGGAACCCATCACAGCTGTACACATG CTTCAGAATCCCATGGTGATCCATGTGTATCATCCGTACCGACAGCCCGATGGCATCAATCACTGCCAGTCCGTGAATGGCCACTGCTCCCATCTCTGCCTGCCCGCACCGAGGATCAACGAGCGCAGTCCGCGAATCTCTTGCGCCTGTCCCACGGGTCTCAGGCTGATGGCCGATGGTCTCATGTGCGTCGAAGATC TGCGTGTGAAAAGTGTGCGTCCCACTGGACGCAGCAGGACGAAAAACGTTTCCGCTGCAACCACAACGAAACAGCCTCAAGAAGTGCACGCGATAGTGCCGG ttgaaaagaaatcaaatgacAACagttccacacacacaattcatAGGATTGATGCACCAGCAGAGCAGGATCATGGCCGAATTGCCTGGATTGTAATAGGCAGTTTAATGGGCACCACTGTGGTGGCTTAT CTCATCCTCCTCACATACAGACGTTGCACCCGTGCTGTCAACTCTATGAACTTTGAGAATCCCGTGTATCACAAGACTCCCGAGGATCACTTTAGTTTGGAGAAGAATGTAGCGCCGCACATGTATGCCACAGCCATGGTTGAGGAG TCTGAAAATCCTCTGTGTGAACGTGGCACCGAATGTGTCTAG
- the LOC117898913 gene encoding very low-density lipoprotein receptor isoform X11, translated as MGPIRSNILSCSFLLLITGFLPRAHLQPTTTTFTATESTCNADQFRCGNGNCIPQKWVCDHEADCTDGTDEFLPLCTRKTCSPEQFQCKSGEGLCIPLSWMCDQNKDCDDGSDEAQCNATCRSDEFTCAGGDCIQSRWKCDGDHDCMDGSDELNCPAKGKCPEEAFTCDSGDCISKRWVCDGDYDCKDHSDEKQNCSIDPGLLMGFCQPHEFSCKDRITCLHRTWVCDGDVDCPGGDDEDPVNCQNVTCRPDQFQCGDHSCIAGHLNCNGQRDCADGSDERNCSMGTPSRECNATSEFNCGGGQCIALDKVCDRRKDCPDGEDEPAGKCGVNECAAKNGGCMHQCVDLVVGYKCECRKGYKLSGDKRSCVDINECENPGVCSQLCSNEIGGFKCECEAGYMRDPHNHTRCKAGEGHASLLLARRHDIRKIALDHMEMTSIVNSTKSATALDFVFRTGMIFWSDVTTQSIYKAPIDEGNEKTVVLKQSSVTSDGLAVDWIYNHVYYTDTHKCTIELTNFDGNMGKVLIEDALDIPRSIALDPIEGWMYWSDWGASPRIERAGMDGSHRTTIISYDVKWPNGITLDLVRKRIYWVDGKLNVISSANYDGSQRRQILYSTEYLRHPFSITTFEDYIYWSDWDKQTVFKANKFTGEGVEPITAVHMLQNPMVIHVYHPYRQPDGINHCQSVNGHCSHLCLPAPRINERSPRISCACPTGLRLMADGLMCVEDLEKKSNDNSSTHTIHRIDAPAEQDHGRIAWIVIGSLMGTTVVAYLILLTYRRCTRAVNSMNFENPVYHKTPEDHFSLEKNVAPHMYATAMVEEVSGSGPPLAPNPNDFSYVRF; from the exons AATCAACTTGCAACGCGGACCAATTCCGCTGCGGCAATGGCAACTGTATTCCACAGAAATGGGTCTGCGATCATGAGGCTGACTGTACCGATGGTACCGATGAGTTTCTACCACTTTGCA cGCGAAAGACTTGCTCACCGGAGCAGTTTCAGTGCAAATCTGGCGAGGGTTTGTGCATACCCCTGTCATGGATGTGTGATCAGAACAAGGATTGCGACGATGGCAGCGATGAGGCGCAGTGCA ATGCCACCTGCCGCTCGGATGAGTTCACCTGCGCCGGTGGCGACTGCATTCAGAGCCGCTGGAAATGCGACGGTGATCACGACTGCATGGACGGCTCCGATGAGCTCAACTGCCCCGCCAAAGGCAAGTGCCCCGAGGAGGCGTTCACCTGCGATAGCGGTGATTGCATCAGCAAGCGTTGGGTGTGTGACGGCGACTATGACTGCAAGGATCACAGCGATGAGAAG CAAAACTGCAGCATTGATCCAGGACTCTTGATGGGTTTCTGCCAACCGCACGAGTTCTCGTGCAAGGATCGCATCACCTGCCTGCACCGCACCTGGGTGTGCGACGGGGATGTCGACTGTCCCGGCGGCGATGACGAAGATCCAGTCAACTGCCAGAACGTGACCTGCAGGCCGGATCAGTTCCAATGCGGTGATCACAGCTGCATCGCCGGACACCTCAACTGCAATGGACAGAGAGACTGCGCGGATGGCAGCGACGAGCGGAACTGCAGCATGGGCACACCCTCGAGGGAGTGCAATGCCACCAGCGAATTCAACTGCGGTGGAGGACAGTGCATAGCACTGGACAAAGTGTGTGATAGGCGCAAGGACTGCCCCGATGGCGAAGACGAGCCGGCAGGCAAGTGTGGCGTGAATGAGTGTGCCGCCAAGAATGGCGGGTGCATGCACCAGTGTGTCGATCTGGTGGTGGGCTACAAGTGCGAGTGCCGAAAGGGATACAAATTGTCCGGGGATAAGCGCAGCTGTGTGGACATTAACGAATGCGAGAACCCGGGCGTGTGCTCCCAGTTGTGCAGCAACGAGATTGGGGGATTCAAGTGCGAATGCGAGGCGGGATACATGCGGGACCCGCACAATCACACTCGTTGCAAGGCGGGCGAGGGACATGCGTCCCTGCTTCTGGCGAGACGTCACGATATACGGAAGATCGCCCTCGATCACATGGAAATGACGTCGATCGTAAATAGCACAAAGTCGGCGACGGCACTTGACTTTGTGTTCCGCACGGGAATGATCTTCTGGAGCGACGTGACGACGCAGAGCATCTACAAGGCGCCCATTGACGAGGGAAACGAGAAGACGGTGGTGCTGAAACAGTCGTCAGTGACATCGGATGGACTGGCAGTGGACTGGATCTACAACCACGTGTACTACACGGACACGCACAAGTGCACCATCGAGCTGACCAATTTTGATGGCAACATGGGCAAGGTGCTCATTGAGGATGCGCTGGACATACCGCGCTCCATCGCCCTCGATCCCATCGAGGGCTGGATGTACTGGTCCGACTGGGGCGCCTCCCCGCGCATCGAGCGCGCCGGCATGGATGGCAGCCACCGCACCACCATAATCAGCTACGATGTCAAGTGGCCCAACGGCATCACCCTGGACCTGGTGCGCAAACGCATCTACTGGGTGGATGGCAAGCTGAATGTCATCTCTTCGGCCAACTACGATGGCTCCCAACGGCGCCAGATTCTCTACTCCACCGAGTACCTGCGGCATCCCTTCTCCATCACCACATTCGAGGACTACATATACTGGAGCGACTGGGACAAGCAGACCGTCTTCAAGGCTAATAAGTTCACGGGCGAGGGCGTGGAACCCATCACAGCTGTACACATG CTTCAGAATCCCATGGTGATCCATGTGTATCATCCGTACCGACAGCCCGATGGCATCAATCACTGCCAGTCCGTGAATGGCCACTGCTCCCATCTCTGCCTGCCCGCACCGAGGATCAACGAGCGCAGTCCGCGAATCTCTTGCGCCTGTCCCACGGGTCTCAGGCTGATGGCCGATGGTCTCATGTGCGTCGAAGATC ttgaaaagaaatcaaatgacAACagttccacacacacaattcatAGGATTGATGCACCAGCAGAGCAGGATCATGGCCGAATTGCCTGGATTGTAATAGGCAGTTTAATGGGCACCACTGTGGTGGCTTAT CTCATCCTCCTCACATACAGACGTTGCACCCGTGCTGTCAACTCTATGAACTTTGAGAATCCCGTGTATCACAAGACTCCCGAGGATCACTTTAGTTTGGAGAAGAATGTAGCGCCGCACATGTATGCCACAGCCATGGTTGAGGAGGTAAGTGGGTCTGGCCCACCGCTGGCCCCAAATCCCAATGACTTTAGCTATGTCAGATTTTAG
- the LOC117898913 gene encoding very low-density lipoprotein receptor isoform X12, translating into MGPIRSNILSCSFLLLITGFLPRAHLQPTTTTFTATESTCNADQFRCGNGNCIPQKWVCDHEADCTDGTDEFLPLCITLCQPHEVMCSNMEQCISRGWLCDGDFDCRDRSDEQDCNATCRSDEFTCAGGDCIQSRWKCDGDHDCMDGSDELNCPAKGKCPEEAFTCDSGDCISKRWVCDGDYDCKDHSDEKQNCSIDPGLLMGFCQPHEFSCKDRITCLHRTWVCDGDVDCPGGDDEDPVNCQNVTCRPDQFQCGDHSCIAGHLNCNGQRDCADGSDERNCSMGTPSRECNATSEFNCGGGQCIALDKVCDRRKDCPDGEDEPAGKCGVNECAAKNGGCMHQCVDLVVGYKCECRKGYKLSGDKRSCVDINECENPGVCSQLCSNEIGGFKCECEAGYMRDPHNHTRCKAGEGHASLLLARRHDIRKIALDHMEMTSIVNSTKSATALDFVFRTGMIFWSDVTTQSIYKAPIDEGNEKTVVLKQSSVTSDGLAVDWIYNHVYYTDTHKCTIELTNFDGNMGKVLIEDALDIPRSIALDPIEGWMYWSDWGASPRIERAGMDGSHRTTIISYDVKWPNGITLDLVRKRIYWVDGKLNVISSANYDGSQRRQILYSTEYLRHPFSITTFEDYIYWSDWDKQTVFKANKFTGEGVEPITAVHMLQNPMVIHVYHPYRQPDGINHCQSVNGHCSHLCLPAPRINERSPRISCACPTGLRLMADGLMCVEDLEKKSNDNSSTHTIHRIDAPAEQDHGRIAWIVIGSLMGTTVVAYLILLTYRRCTRAVNSMNFENPVYHKTPEDHFSLEKNVAPHMYATAMVEESENPLCERGTECV; encoded by the exons AATCAACTTGCAACGCGGACCAATTCCGCTGCGGCAATGGCAACTGTATTCCACAGAAATGGGTCTGCGATCATGAGGCTGACTGTACCGATGGTACCGATGAGTTTCTACCACTTTGCA TAACTCTGTGCCAGCCACATGAGGTGATGTGTTCGAATATGGAGCAGTGTATATCACGCGGTTGGCTCTGCGATGGCGACTTCGATTGCCGGGACAGGTCTGATGAGCAGGATTGTA ATGCCACCTGCCGCTCGGATGAGTTCACCTGCGCCGGTGGCGACTGCATTCAGAGCCGCTGGAAATGCGACGGTGATCACGACTGCATGGACGGCTCCGATGAGCTCAACTGCCCCGCCAAAGGCAAGTGCCCCGAGGAGGCGTTCACCTGCGATAGCGGTGATTGCATCAGCAAGCGTTGGGTGTGTGACGGCGACTATGACTGCAAGGATCACAGCGATGAGAAG CAAAACTGCAGCATTGATCCAGGACTCTTGATGGGTTTCTGCCAACCGCACGAGTTCTCGTGCAAGGATCGCATCACCTGCCTGCACCGCACCTGGGTGTGCGACGGGGATGTCGACTGTCCCGGCGGCGATGACGAAGATCCAGTCAACTGCCAGAACGTGACCTGCAGGCCGGATCAGTTCCAATGCGGTGATCACAGCTGCATCGCCGGACACCTCAACTGCAATGGACAGAGAGACTGCGCGGATGGCAGCGACGAGCGGAACTGCAGCATGGGCACACCCTCGAGGGAGTGCAATGCCACCAGCGAATTCAACTGCGGTGGAGGACAGTGCATAGCACTGGACAAAGTGTGTGATAGGCGCAAGGACTGCCCCGATGGCGAAGACGAGCCGGCAGGCAAGTGTGGCGTGAATGAGTGTGCCGCCAAGAATGGCGGGTGCATGCACCAGTGTGTCGATCTGGTGGTGGGCTACAAGTGCGAGTGCCGAAAGGGATACAAATTGTCCGGGGATAAGCGCAGCTGTGTGGACATTAACGAATGCGAGAACCCGGGCGTGTGCTCCCAGTTGTGCAGCAACGAGATTGGGGGATTCAAGTGCGAATGCGAGGCGGGATACATGCGGGACCCGCACAATCACACTCGTTGCAAGGCGGGCGAGGGACATGCGTCCCTGCTTCTGGCGAGACGTCACGATATACGGAAGATCGCCCTCGATCACATGGAAATGACGTCGATCGTAAATAGCACAAAGTCGGCGACGGCACTTGACTTTGTGTTCCGCACGGGAATGATCTTCTGGAGCGACGTGACGACGCAGAGCATCTACAAGGCGCCCATTGACGAGGGAAACGAGAAGACGGTGGTGCTGAAACAGTCGTCAGTGACATCGGATGGACTGGCAGTGGACTGGATCTACAACCACGTGTACTACACGGACACGCACAAGTGCACCATCGAGCTGACCAATTTTGATGGCAACATGGGCAAGGTGCTCATTGAGGATGCGCTGGACATACCGCGCTCCATCGCCCTCGATCCCATCGAGGGCTGGATGTACTGGTCCGACTGGGGCGCCTCCCCGCGCATCGAGCGCGCCGGCATGGATGGCAGCCACCGCACCACCATAATCAGCTACGATGTCAAGTGGCCCAACGGCATCACCCTGGACCTGGTGCGCAAACGCATCTACTGGGTGGATGGCAAGCTGAATGTCATCTCTTCGGCCAACTACGATGGCTCCCAACGGCGCCAGATTCTCTACTCCACCGAGTACCTGCGGCATCCCTTCTCCATCACCACATTCGAGGACTACATATACTGGAGCGACTGGGACAAGCAGACCGTCTTCAAGGCTAATAAGTTCACGGGCGAGGGCGTGGAACCCATCACAGCTGTACACATG CTTCAGAATCCCATGGTGATCCATGTGTATCATCCGTACCGACAGCCCGATGGCATCAATCACTGCCAGTCCGTGAATGGCCACTGCTCCCATCTCTGCCTGCCCGCACCGAGGATCAACGAGCGCAGTCCGCGAATCTCTTGCGCCTGTCCCACGGGTCTCAGGCTGATGGCCGATGGTCTCATGTGCGTCGAAGATC ttgaaaagaaatcaaatgacAACagttccacacacacaattcatAGGATTGATGCACCAGCAGAGCAGGATCATGGCCGAATTGCCTGGATTGTAATAGGCAGTTTAATGGGCACCACTGTGGTGGCTTAT CTCATCCTCCTCACATACAGACGTTGCACCCGTGCTGTCAACTCTATGAACTTTGAGAATCCCGTGTATCACAAGACTCCCGAGGATCACTTTAGTTTGGAGAAGAATGTAGCGCCGCACATGTATGCCACAGCCATGGTTGAGGAG TCTGAAAATCCTCTGTGTGAACGTGGCACCGAATGTGTCTAG
- the LOC117898913 gene encoding low-density lipoprotein receptor isoform X9, with the protein MLLLGFHRVRCATKATGTELSQFRTLRTRGQSTCNADQFRCGNGNCIPQKWVCDHEADCTDGTDEFLPLCTRKTCSPEQFQCKSGEGLCIPLSWMCDQNKDCDDGSDEAQCNATCRSDEFTCAGGDCIQSRWKCDGDHDCMDGSDELNCPAKGKCPEEAFTCDSGDCISKRWVCDGDYDCKDHSDEKQNCSIDPGLLMGFCQPHEFSCKDRITCLHRTWVCDGDVDCPGGDDEDPVNCQNVTCRPDQFQCGDHSCIAGHLNCNGQRDCADGSDERNCSMGTPSRECNATSEFNCGGGQCIALDKVCDRRKDCPDGEDEPAGKCGVNECAAKNGGCMHQCVDLVVGYKCECRKGYKLSGDKRSCVDINECENPGVCSQLCSNEIGGFKCECEAGYMRDPHNHTRCKAGEGHASLLLARRHDIRKIALDHMEMTSIVNSTKSATALDFVFRTGMIFWSDVTTQSIYKAPIDEGNEKTVVLKQSSVTSDGLAVDWIYNHVYYTDTHKCTIELTNFDGNMGKVLIEDALDIPRSIALDPIEGWMYWSDWGASPRIERAGMDGSHRTTIISYDVKWPNGITLDLVRKRIYWVDGKLNVISSANYDGSQRRQILYSTEYLRHPFSITTFEDYIYWSDWDKQTVFKANKFTGEGVEPITAVHMLQNPMVIHVYHPYRQPDGINHCQSVNGHCSHLCLPAPRINERSPRISCACPTGLRLMADGLMCVEDLRVKSVRPTGRSRTKNVSAATTTKQPQEVHAIVPVEKKSNDNSSTHTIHRIDAPAEQDHGRIAWIVIGSLMGTTVVAYLILLTYRRCTRAVNSMNFENPVYHKTPEDHFSLEKNVAPHMYATAMVEESENPLCERGTECV; encoded by the exons AATCAACTTGCAACGCGGACCAATTCCGCTGCGGCAATGGCAACTGTATTCCACAGAAATGGGTCTGCGATCATGAGGCTGACTGTACCGATGGTACCGATGAGTTTCTACCACTTTGCA cGCGAAAGACTTGCTCACCGGAGCAGTTTCAGTGCAAATCTGGCGAGGGTTTGTGCATACCCCTGTCATGGATGTGTGATCAGAACAAGGATTGCGACGATGGCAGCGATGAGGCGCAGTGCA ATGCCACCTGCCGCTCGGATGAGTTCACCTGCGCCGGTGGCGACTGCATTCAGAGCCGCTGGAAATGCGACGGTGATCACGACTGCATGGACGGCTCCGATGAGCTCAACTGCCCCGCCAAAGGCAAGTGCCCCGAGGAGGCGTTCACCTGCGATAGCGGTGATTGCATCAGCAAGCGTTGGGTGTGTGACGGCGACTATGACTGCAAGGATCACAGCGATGAGAAG CAAAACTGCAGCATTGATCCAGGACTCTTGATGGGTTTCTGCCAACCGCACGAGTTCTCGTGCAAGGATCGCATCACCTGCCTGCACCGCACCTGGGTGTGCGACGGGGATGTCGACTGTCCCGGCGGCGATGACGAAGATCCAGTCAACTGCCAGAACGTGACCTGCAGGCCGGATCAGTTCCAATGCGGTGATCACAGCTGCATCGCCGGACACCTCAACTGCAATGGACAGAGAGACTGCGCGGATGGCAGCGACGAGCGGAACTGCAGCATGGGCACACCCTCGAGGGAGTGCAATGCCACCAGCGAATTCAACTGCGGTGGAGGACAGTGCATAGCACTGGACAAAGTGTGTGATAGGCGCAAGGACTGCCCCGATGGCGAAGACGAGCCGGCAGGCAAGTGTGGCGTGAATGAGTGTGCCGCCAAGAATGGCGGGTGCATGCACCAGTGTGTCGATCTGGTGGTGGGCTACAAGTGCGAGTGCCGAAAGGGATACAAATTGTCCGGGGATAAGCGCAGCTGTGTGGACATTAACGAATGCGAGAACCCGGGCGTGTGCTCCCAGTTGTGCAGCAACGAGATTGGGGGATTCAAGTGCGAATGCGAGGCGGGATACATGCGGGACCCGCACAATCACACTCGTTGCAAGGCGGGCGAGGGACATGCGTCCCTGCTTCTGGCGAGACGTCACGATATACGGAAGATCGCCCTCGATCACATGGAAATGACGTCGATCGTAAATAGCACAAAGTCGGCGACGGCACTTGACTTTGTGTTCCGCACGGGAATGATCTTCTGGAGCGACGTGACGACGCAGAGCATCTACAAGGCGCCCATTGACGAGGGAAACGAGAAGACGGTGGTGCTGAAACAGTCGTCAGTGACATCGGATGGACTGGCAGTGGACTGGATCTACAACCACGTGTACTACACGGACACGCACAAGTGCACCATCGAGCTGACCAATTTTGATGGCAACATGGGCAAGGTGCTCATTGAGGATGCGCTGGACATACCGCGCTCCATCGCCCTCGATCCCATCGAGGGCTGGATGTACTGGTCCGACTGGGGCGCCTCCCCGCGCATCGAGCGCGCCGGCATGGATGGCAGCCACCGCACCACCATAATCAGCTACGATGTCAAGTGGCCCAACGGCATCACCCTGGACCTGGTGCGCAAACGCATCTACTGGGTGGATGGCAAGCTGAATGTCATCTCTTCGGCCAACTACGATGGCTCCCAACGGCGCCAGATTCTCTACTCCACCGAGTACCTGCGGCATCCCTTCTCCATCACCACATTCGAGGACTACATATACTGGAGCGACTGGGACAAGCAGACCGTCTTCAAGGCTAATAAGTTCACGGGCGAGGGCGTGGAACCCATCACAGCTGTACACATG CTTCAGAATCCCATGGTGATCCATGTGTATCATCCGTACCGACAGCCCGATGGCATCAATCACTGCCAGTCCGTGAATGGCCACTGCTCCCATCTCTGCCTGCCCGCACCGAGGATCAACGAGCGCAGTCCGCGAATCTCTTGCGCCTGTCCCACGGGTCTCAGGCTGATGGCCGATGGTCTCATGTGCGTCGAAGATC TGCGTGTGAAAAGTGTGCGTCCCACTGGACGCAGCAGGACGAAAAACGTTTCCGCTGCAACCACAACGAAACAGCCTCAAGAAGTGCACGCGATAGTGCCGG ttgaaaagaaatcaaatgacAACagttccacacacacaattcatAGGATTGATGCACCAGCAGAGCAGGATCATGGCCGAATTGCCTGGATTGTAATAGGCAGTTTAATGGGCACCACTGTGGTGGCTTAT CTCATCCTCCTCACATACAGACGTTGCACCCGTGCTGTCAACTCTATGAACTTTGAGAATCCCGTGTATCACAAGACTCCCGAGGATCACTTTAGTTTGGAGAAGAATGTAGCGCCGCACATGTATGCCACAGCCATGGTTGAGGAG TCTGAAAATCCTCTGTGTGAACGTGGCACCGAATGTGTCTAG